From the genome of Sinanaerobacter sp. ZZT-01:
AAGAGGACGCACCGCTACGATATTACTTGGGGTTCGTCCCAGCATTTGGCGCGCTTCTTCACCTACCGCCAAAATATCATTTGTATCTCGATTAATTGCAACAACGGAAGGTTCATTCAGAACCACACCTTTTCCTTTTATATAAACTAATACATTTGCTGTTCCAAGGTCAATACCTACTTCATCTGTAATTGCCAATTTCATTCCTCCTTGCCCTTACACGTTTCCCTTTTTCGTGCTTGCCCAATTATTATATCTATTATTCCTCTAAATTTCAATTTATATTTTCACTTCTATCCGTTTTTTACTTTACCCTTTTTTTAGAAAAAAACTATTTACCGTATAAAAAGAAAATATATTATTTATTACTTTTTATAGAAGTAAAATTCGTCACAACGAGTCCATTTTACGCATATAATAAATAGAGTCCGAGAGAGGAGGTTATGTTATATGCCTATTATTCCGCTTCTTGTCGGGTATCTCGTTGGCAGTCGCTGCGGTTCAAATTCTTGCAGATGCTGCACGAATTGCTGTAGCTATAATTGTGTTTGTCGATGCCGACGTTGTTACAGACGTTAACTAAAAATAATAAAGATAAATCAGATGAACTTGATATAAATTACAACAAATGAAAAATAAAACAATAAATACAAATGTTTAATTATATGATAATAGTTTAAAAACAACCTGCAAATACCTGTTTTTACCAGGAAAAGCTGCCTATCCAATAAGGATATGACAGCTTTTCTGTTTTTATGCACCATTTTTTTTAGAAAGCATAGAATAATTTTGAAGACTGGAAACAGTCAACTTCTATCATAGAAAGGAGCTTTTATCGTGGATGATTTTGCACTAAAGTTTGGTGAAATTACACTAGACCACAATTTTCCCAATCCGGTTTTTAAAACCGTTAATGGAAATTTACCTTTAGATCAATTACCTTTAGCAATGGCCTATGTTCCTATGCAGATGTGGAATGGAACTTATGAGGGGATGCGTGCTCTCGAAAGAGGAACTATTTTCCCTGATTTAGATTTACCGTTCAGTGGAATAGGAGTGAAATAGGATAGTTATGACAGAACAAC
Proteins encoded in this window:
- a CDS encoding spore coat associated protein CotJA, with amino-acid sequence MDDFALKFGEITLDHNFPNPVFKTVNGNLPLDQLPLAMAYVPMQMWNGTYEGMRALERGTIFPDLDLPFSGIGVK